One region of Caldivirga sp. genomic DNA includes:
- a CDS encoding DUF981 family protein, with protein sequence MALFMDPLDIFLMILGATLLSTAYTVWLTTRPIKEDPPNEQAAIVKREVISEETIECPPTIKALSFYYMGIGVFALTTGVWGLVTWPLPSSYNIVLMDPWPLFGVAALIVGLALYFTGSLMTVSIPLAFLGIIPIVYGIDILKYHLTNEPALAAALYILTGLAPLLSPLVYMTRSRNSSRYMSYLVMAILVIAGLIAYLIGIEATFAHTAGWVKWTPWYG encoded by the coding sequence ATGGCTCTCTTCATGGATCCACTGGACATATTCCTAATGATACTGGGGGCAACCTTACTCAGCACAGCCTATACGGTTTGGTTAACGACAAGACCGATTAAGGAGGATCCACCTAATGAGCAGGCTGCAATAGTTAAGAGGGAGGTTATTTCAGAGGAGACTATTGAGTGTCCTCCCACAATTAAGGCATTATCCTTCTACTACATGGGTATTGGTGTTTTTGCATTAACTACTGGTGTTTGGGGTTTAGTAACGTGGCCATTACCAAGTTCATATAATATAGTGTTAATGGATCCATGGCCATTATTCGGTGTAGCTGCCTTAATAGTTGGATTAGCACTATACTTCACTGGTTCATTAATGACAGTATCAATTCCATTAGCGTTCCTAGGCATTATACCAATAGTGTACGGTATTGACATACTGAAGTATCACTTAACCAATGAACCGGCATTAGCCGCTGCATTATACATACTAACTGGGTTAGCTCCACTACTGTCACCGCTTGTATACATGACTAGAAGTAGGAACTCAAGTAGGTACATGAGTTACTTGGTAATGGCTATATTGGTGATTGCTGGATTAATAGCCTACCTCATAGGTATAGAGGCTACTTTTGCGCATACTGCTGGTTGGGTTAAGTGGACGCCTTGGTATGGTTAA
- a CDS encoding Gfo/Idh/MocA family oxidoreductase, whose translation MHSSVRKVRVAIVGLGEVSFNHYNALKSTKYGELAGVFSHSKGRAEEVAKAWGTRPYYSFEELINDQSIDALIICSADEYHHDQAVKAMKAGKHVLVEKPLALNAREVADMARVSLETNRILMPVHNYIFRPKVRRTKELIESGAIGEPTYALFIVTQRLTEDVAKRHHGALFTQSYHSIYTSNYLLGPPVEFQAMWGTLTYREVKSDEVFVATFKYRNGALGNIVANWAADDLSSYPFMWLDKVIGTRGTITINSFDDVMTSLQAGSFMMGKTIDYVESFKGIVRHFVDDVLAEGRKPEQSIYDALLVHDIIEGLRESAESGRRIKYEALSLGQLIEKYS comes from the coding sequence ATGCATAGTTCAGTTAGGAAGGTTAGGGTTGCTATTGTTGGGCTTGGTGAAGTTTCCTTTAACCACTATAATGCACTTAAGAGCACTAAGTATGGTGAGCTAGCTGGAGTGTTTAGTCATAGTAAAGGTAGAGCTGAGGAGGTTGCTAAGGCTTGGGGAACTAGGCCATACTACTCCTTTGAGGAACTGATTAATGACCAAAGTATTGATGCATTAATAATATGTAGTGCTGACGAGTATCATCATGACCAGGCAGTTAAAGCTATGAAAGCTGGCAAGCATGTGCTTGTTGAAAAACCCTTAGCCTTAAATGCTAGGGAGGTTGCGGACATGGCTAGGGTTAGCCTCGAGACCAATAGGATACTGATGCCTGTACACAACTACATCTTTAGGCCTAAGGTTAGGAGAACAAAGGAGCTTATTGAAAGTGGGGCTATTGGTGAACCAACCTACGCATTATTCATTGTAACCCAGAGACTCACCGAGGATGTAGCCAAGAGGCATCATGGCGCATTATTCACTCAGTCATACCACTCAATATACACATCTAACTACCTCCTAGGTCCACCGGTGGAGTTTCAGGCAATGTGGGGTACATTGACCTATAGGGAGGTTAAGAGCGATGAGGTTTTTGTGGCAACCTTCAAGTATAGGAATGGAGCCTTAGGCAACATTGTGGCTAATTGGGCTGCGGATGATTTATCATCCTACCCATTCATGTGGCTTGATAAGGTTATTGGGACTAGGGGAACCATAACAATAAATTCCTTCGATGACGTAATGACTTCACTTCAAGCCGGCTCGTTCATGATGGGTAAGACTATTGACTACGTAGAGTCCTTTAAGGGTATTGTGAGGCATTTCGTTGATGACGTTTTAGCTGAAGGCCGTAAACCCGAGCAGTCAATCTACGATGCGTTGCTGGTTCATGACATAATTGAGGGCCTTAGGGAGAGCGCTGAGTCTGGTAGGAGGATTAAGTATGAGGCGCTGAGCCTTGGGCAATTGATCGAGAAATATAGTTAA
- the surE gene encoding 5'/3'-nucleotidase SurE produces the protein MRILVTNDDGLTSTGIVTLANELAKEHEVHVVAPESQLSSIGAARTYNRPIRMWKWNGGLYHSSVNVYATDGTPSDAVFMGINMFKPNIVVSGVNLGENVGLESLFISGTIGAVIQSSLIGVPGIAVSIEVPPHSKFIIPQISGDYFSGIIKVVRGIISRIGIKGWINGVDALSLNMPSPSRWSGEYAVVLRMAKRIFKETIVESNDPRGNKIYWRWGEELVQLDADTDAYAFYKEGKLVITPLMLSDSEINRIDVVRRVKELIDEVIKA, from the coding sequence TTGAGGATACTGGTAACTAATGATGACGGATTAACCTCAACGGGTATAGTTACATTAGCTAATGAATTAGCCAAGGAACATGAAGTACACGTGGTGGCACCTGAATCACAACTAAGCAGTATAGGTGCTGCCAGGACCTATAATAGGCCTATAAGGATGTGGAAATGGAATGGCGGCCTTTACCACAGTTCAGTAAACGTCTACGCAACAGATGGCACACCCTCAGATGCGGTCTTCATGGGAATAAACATGTTTAAGCCAAACATAGTGGTTAGTGGCGTTAACCTAGGTGAGAACGTGGGCCTTGAGTCACTGTTCATAAGTGGTACAATAGGGGCGGTAATACAGTCATCATTAATAGGTGTTCCAGGTATAGCAGTCTCAATAGAGGTACCACCTCACAGTAAGTTCATAATACCGCAGATTAGTGGGGACTACTTCAGCGGTATAATTAAGGTGGTTAGAGGCATCATTAGCCGCATTGGGATTAAGGGATGGATTAATGGAGTTGATGCACTCTCACTAAACATGCCATCACCAAGCAGGTGGAGTGGTGAATACGCTGTGGTTTTACGTATGGCTAAGCGAATATTCAAGGAGACTATAGTTGAGTCAAATGACCCAAGGGGTAATAAGATATACTGGAGGTGGGGTGAGGAATTAGTGCAACTAGATGCTGACACTGACGCGTATGCATTCTACAAGGAGGGGAAACTAGTCATAACACCCTTAATGCTAAGTGATTCGGAGATTAACCGTATTGATGTTGTTAGGAGGGTTAAGGAGCTAATAGATGAGGTTATTAAGGCTTAG
- a CDS encoding HEPN domain-containing protein, with amino-acid sequence MSSRWFNRAERYRELSRDMVNRGLYDEACFFAQQAVEFYIKGKLIELTGARPYTHSIVALLEQLLSILQRKPSGEVIKCAKTLTEQYISSRYPDARMLDYDRDDAEECIKCMELVLSNVV; translated from the coding sequence GTGTCTTCACGTTGGTTTAATAGGGCTGAGCGGTATAGGGAGTTAAGTAGGGATATGGTTAACAGGGGCCTTTATGATGAGGCATGCTTCTTTGCGCAGCAGGCCGTTGAATTTTACATAAAGGGTAAATTAATTGAATTAACTGGTGCTAGACCCTACACGCACTCCATAGTTGCATTACTGGAACAGTTACTAAGTATACTGCAGAGGAAGCCCAGTGGTGAAGTGATTAAATGTGCTAAGACGCTGACTGAACAATACATAAGTTCCAGGTACCCTGACGCACGCATGCTGGATTACGATAGGGATGATGCCGAGGAATGCATCAAGTGTATGGAATTGGTGCTTAGTAATGTTGTTTAG
- a CDS encoding nucleotidyltransferase domain-containing protein, translated as MLFREVFMKMHKDVEDWIKVLCSRGFTVILFGSRARGEARIDSDWDLIVIGNGQAIEPPNDLVQVYFTDTLTAEAEIMKFNTLFVDAFHEGKLICGDFELFNRLRVLALERTRGFMKTRNGWIKAD; from the coding sequence ATGTTGTTTAGGGAAGTCTTCATGAAGATGCATAAGGATGTTGAGGATTGGATTAAGGTATTGTGCAGCCGTGGCTTCACCGTTATTTTATTTGGTTCAAGAGCCAGGGGTGAAGCTAGAATAGACAGTGACTGGGACCTTATAGTGATTGGTAATGGGCAAGCCATTGAACCACCTAATGACTTAGTTCAAGTTTACTTCACTGATACATTAACGGCGGAGGCTGAGATTATGAAATTCAACACGTTATTCGTGGATGCGTTCCATGAGGGGAAGTTAATATGCGGAGACTTTGAATTATTCAATAGGCTTAGGGTCCTTGCACTTGAGAGAACTAGGGGATTCATGAAGACTAGGAATGGGTGGATTAAGGCCGATTAA
- a CDS encoding transcription factor S has product MKFCPKCGSIMKPYRSGNKVIWKCPKCGYVEDSSTAAPLIERTVIEHKPDEKPVVLTKVNDNLPKVKVTCPRCGNNEAYFWVQQTRAADEPPTRFYRCTRCGYTWREYE; this is encoded by the coding sequence ATAAAATTCTGCCCTAAATGCGGATCAATCATGAAACCATACAGGAGCGGTAATAAGGTTATTTGGAAGTGCCCCAAATGTGGGTATGTTGAGGACTCTTCAACAGCAGCCCCATTGATTGAAAGGACCGTTATTGAGCATAAGCCTGATGAAAAACCCGTAGTCCTCACTAAAGTCAATGATAATTTACCTAAAGTTAAGGTAACGTGCCCAAGGTGTGGTAATAATGAGGCGTACTTCTGGGTGCAGCAGACTAGGGCGGCTGATGAACCACCAACCAGATTCTACAGGTGCACTAGGTGTGGGTATACTTGGCGTGAGTATGAGTGA
- a CDS encoding PfkB family carbohydrate kinase has translation MLIIGHMTIDELEFPGISRISPGGPPTFCSTYLKQVGFITKPISVVGFDFKPALRPYEELGIDLTGVRVDESCRTTRFRIRYDDSMNRKLWLLSRCRDIKPSDVTVNDDTVVINPVAGEVSWGLVEAIREKARLVSIDLQGFTRRFRDDGLVINDSSRDIVELALAHSDIVKVSADEVNHGVMRVKDKVLVVSMGSNLAKMYTNGKVYWFDKNIKVNAVDPTGAGDVLICSLTGYLKMGLNPLDAFIKAVALATVRVTVNGPFSMIDLWLLDHVTSELSRLVRYGEA, from the coding sequence GTGTTAATTATAGGTCACATGACTATTGATGAGCTGGAGTTCCCAGGGATCAGTAGGATAAGCCCCGGTGGCCCACCAACCTTCTGCTCCACTTACCTGAAGCAGGTTGGCTTCATCACTAAGCCAATATCTGTCGTTGGTTTTGACTTTAAACCAGCCTTAAGACCCTACGAGGAATTGGGTATTGATTTAACTGGTGTTAGGGTTGATGAGTCATGCAGGACCACTAGGTTTAGGATAAGGTATGATGATTCCATGAATAGGAAACTATGGTTACTCAGCAGGTGCAGAGACATTAAACCCAGTGATGTAACGGTAAACGACGATACTGTTGTTATTAATCCAGTGGCCGGTGAGGTATCATGGGGGCTTGTTGAGGCTATTAGGGAAAAGGCTAGGTTAGTTTCAATAGACCTCCAGGGTTTTACAAGGAGGTTTCGTGATGACGGGTTAGTTATTAACGATAGCTCCAGGGATATTGTTGAATTAGCCCTAGCCCACTCTGATATTGTTAAAGTCAGCGCAGATGAGGTTAACCATGGGGTTATGCGCGTTAAGGATAAGGTCCTGGTGGTTTCAATGGGCAGTAATCTGGCTAAAATGTACACTAACGGTAAGGTTTACTGGTTTGACAAGAATATTAAGGTTAATGCAGTTGACCCCACTGGTGCAGGTGATGTCTTAATATGTTCATTAACAGGCTACTTAAAGATGGGTCTTAATCCACTCGACGCCTTCATTAAGGCCGTTGCCCTGGCGACAGTTAGGGTTACTGTGAATGGCCCCTTCAGTATGATAGATCTATGGCTACTTGACCACGTGACCAGTGAGCTTAGTAGGCTGGTAAGGTATGGTGAAGCCTAA
- the sfsA gene encoding DNA/RNA nuclease SfsA has translation MSIGFTIRRPDVEGVFVRRINRFVGIGIINGVEVAVHIHDPGRLTELLKPGVRFYAYSKQTGKTRFYLTAVDLGDELVLVNSAIHNDAVTWLIHNGYILKDYDVLRREPRFSDGRFDLLLKSPNNNYAFLEVKGVTLEEGGLAKFPDAPTLRGARHMLKLVEAIKSGYEAYVVFLVLRLRAKVFTPNSELDQRFTESLRYAVKNGVKALAYKMVLTRNWVLTPMGYLEVRLA, from the coding sequence ATGAGCATAGGTTTCACTATTAGGAGACCTGATGTTGAGGGAGTCTTCGTTAGGAGGATTAATAGGTTCGTAGGCATAGGTATAATTAATGGTGTTGAAGTTGCTGTGCACATTCATGATCCTGGTCGATTAACTGAATTACTTAAACCTGGTGTTAGGTTTTATGCGTATTCAAAACAAACAGGTAAGACTAGGTTCTACCTAACTGCTGTTGACCTAGGTGATGAGTTAGTCTTGGTGAATTCAGCCATTCATAATGATGCTGTTACTTGGTTAATACATAATGGTTACATCCTAAAGGATTATGATGTTTTAAGGAGGGAGCCTCGTTTCAGTGATGGTAGGTTTGATTTACTGCTTAAGTCACCGAATAATAATTACGCTTTCCTTGAGGTTAAGGGTGTAACCTTAGAGGAGGGTGGTTTAGCTAAGTTTCCTGATGCACCTACATTACGTGGTGCTAGGCATATGCTTAAATTGGTTGAGGCCATTAAATCGGGTTACGAGGCCTACGTAGTCTTCCTAGTACTTAGATTAAGGGCTAAAGTATTCACGCCTAATAGTGAACTTGACCAAAGGTTCACTGAGTCACTGAGGTATGCGGTTAAGAATGGGGTTAAAGCCTTGGCTTATAAAATGGTGTTGACGAGGAACTGGGTGCTAACTCCAATGGGTTACCTTGAGGTTAGGTTGGCCTGA